One Bosea sp. 685 DNA segment encodes these proteins:
- a CDS encoding ABC transporter ATP-binding protein — protein sequence MSTGNPAPASKPLLAVSNLTLRIGASGKTVVNDVGFSVSPGEIVGIVGESGSGKTLAARAIMGFVPPAVKLVSGSILFDGDEITTMAPKRLRAVRGSKVGMVFQEPMTSLNPSMMIGRQLEEGLALHRDLNAAGRRALILDMLRRVGLSDPEGALHAFPHQFSGGMRQRIMLASVMLLKPALLLADEPTTALDAVVQRDVMELMVDLTKENGTAVLLISHDLGMVARYCSRIVVMSQGDVVEQGAADDILARPQHPYTRKLLAAMPLRGLARELPQAKTPIVAVRDLVVDYPGRQRFFRKSAPKRALHGISLAVQPGEVVAVVGGSGSGKTTLGQSIAGLVKSSGGEILFNGKPIFKSEAAYWDYRLNCQMVFQDPYSSLDPRMSIGELVTEPLRSVPGMRAAEKKARVAEVLAEVGLGNGFAERFPHELSGGQRQRVAIARAVVRRPSFVIADEPVSALDVTVRAQVLELFAELQRKHGFSCLFISHDLGVVEQVADRVVVMQEGRIVEEGSRDQIFDDPQHAYTRKLLSAVPGLESSGDGGVRLFWRLSEPA from the coding sequence ATGAGCACTGGCAATCCCGCGCCCGCCAGCAAGCCCTTGCTCGCGGTATCCAATCTCACGCTCAGGATTGGTGCGTCCGGCAAGACCGTCGTCAACGATGTCGGCTTCTCGGTCTCGCCGGGCGAGATCGTCGGCATCGTCGGGGAATCCGGTTCAGGCAAGACGCTGGCGGCCCGCGCCATCATGGGCTTCGTCCCGCCGGCGGTGAAACTCGTTTCCGGTTCGATCCTGTTCGACGGCGACGAGATCACGACGATGGCGCCCAAACGCCTGCGCGCCGTGCGCGGTTCCAAGGTCGGCATGGTCTTCCAGGAACCGATGACCTCGCTCAACCCGTCGATGATGATCGGTCGGCAGCTGGAGGAGGGGCTTGCGCTCCATCGCGATCTCAATGCTGCCGGCCGGCGGGCGCTGATCCTTGACATGCTCCGGCGCGTTGGCCTCTCCGATCCCGAAGGCGCGCTTCACGCCTTCCCCCACCAGTTCTCCGGCGGCATGCGCCAGCGCATCATGCTGGCCTCGGTGATGCTGCTGAAGCCCGCCTTGCTGCTTGCCGACGAGCCGACGACGGCGCTCGACGCGGTCGTCCAGCGTGACGTCATGGAGCTGATGGTCGACCTGACCAAGGAGAACGGCACCGCTGTCCTGCTGATCTCGCATGATCTCGGCATGGTCGCGCGCTATTGCAGCCGCATCGTCGTGATGAGCCAGGGCGACGTCGTCGAGCAGGGCGCGGCCGACGACATCCTGGCGCGGCCGCAGCACCCCTATACCCGCAAGCTGCTCGCCGCGATGCCGCTGCGGGGTTTGGCCCGCGAGCTCCCGCAGGCGAAGACGCCGATCGTCGCGGTCCGCGACCTCGTCGTCGACTATCCCGGCCGGCAGCGCTTCTTCCGCAAATCGGCGCCCAAGCGCGCGCTGCACGGCATCTCGCTCGCGGTGCAGCCGGGCGAGGTCGTCGCTGTCGTCGGCGGCTCTGGCTCGGGCAAGACCACGCTCGGCCAGTCGATCGCTGGCCTGGTCAAATCGAGCGGCGGCGAGATCCTGTTCAACGGCAAGCCGATCTTCAAGAGCGAGGCCGCTTATTGGGATTACCGGCTGAACTGCCAGATGGTGTTCCAGGATCCCTACTCCTCGCTCGATCCGCGCATGTCGATCGGCGAGCTCGTCACCGAGCCGCTGCGATCGGTGCCGGGTATGAGAGCCGCCGAGAAGAAGGCTCGCGTCGCCGAGGTGCTGGCCGAGGTCGGCCTCGGCAACGGTTTTGCCGAACGCTTTCCGCATGAGCTCTCCGGCGGTCAGCGCCAGCGCGTCGCGATCGCGCGCGCCGTGGTGCGCCGGCCGAGCTTCGTCATCGCCGACGAGCCGGTCTCGGCGCTCGACGTTACCGTGCGCGCCCAGGTGCTCGAACTCTTCGCGGAATTGCAGCGCAAGCACGGCTTCTCCTGCCTGTTCATCAGCCATGATCTCGGCGTGGTCGAGCAGGTCGCGGACCGTGTCGTGGTCATGCAGGAGGGCCGCATCGTCGAGGAGGGCTCGCGCGACCAGATCTTCGACGATCCGCAGCACGCCTATACCCGCAAGCTGCTCTCGGCCGTGCCGGGGCTGGAAAGCAGCGGGGATGGCGGGGTGAGGCTGTTCTGGCGCTTGAGCGAGCCGGCGTGA
- the ggt gene encoding gamma-glutamyltransferase encodes MKNGMIVCPQPEAAEAGAAVLERGGNAVDAAIACAFMQGVVDPLMSGIGGFGSMQLYMPGRGVHQIVEFYAKASLSATPDMWVDKLLGQSRDGFAFLLEGGISEFGHLAVCTPGSVKGYDYALSRFGRMDWADVIAPAIAQARSGVLVRPHMHWFWSQDQKGSGQVNTADKLRYSETGKSLYFRPDGSLKRVGDLLANPDMANTLERLAKGGPELFYKGELAEEIAADFAAHGGLISREDLAAYELSVAEPVWGSYRGHRISTSPPPASGMLMLQILNMLENFEIGALSHGGTEHVRLLAEAMKRMTIDKDQHMGDPAYVDVPVERLISKEHAAGQAESIRRGERADVTRLERSSSRETTHISVVDSQGNAVALTHTLGSPSGAITPGLGFMYNGTMSRFDPRPGRAGSIAPGKRRSSSAAPTIVFKDDKPFIVMGAPGGSYIAPAMAQGIMNVVDFGMSMLEAVAAPRIVAVSNSIDISNRIRRSVSAELSAMGYDIKRSAQSYPFAALHGIRIDDGRCSGGADPQRDGMAISVPAA; translated from the coding sequence GTGAAGAACGGAATGATCGTCTGCCCGCAACCCGAGGCCGCCGAGGCGGGCGCGGCGGTGCTGGAGCGCGGCGGCAATGCGGTCGATGCCGCCATCGCCTGCGCCTTCATGCAGGGCGTGGTCGATCCGCTGATGAGCGGGATCGGCGGCTTCGGCTCGATGCAGCTCTACATGCCTGGCCGCGGCGTTCACCAGATCGTCGAGTTCTACGCAAAAGCCTCGCTCTCGGCGACGCCCGACATGTGGGTCGACAAATTGCTCGGCCAGTCGCGCGACGGCTTCGCCTTCCTGCTCGAGGGCGGCATCAGCGAGTTCGGCCATCTCGCCGTCTGCACGCCCGGCAGCGTCAAGGGCTATGACTACGCGCTCTCGCGCTTCGGCAGGATGGACTGGGCCGATGTGATCGCGCCTGCGATCGCGCAGGCGCGGAGCGGCGTGCTGGTGCGCCCGCATATGCACTGGTTCTGGTCGCAGGATCAGAAGGGCTCGGGCCAGGTCAACACCGCCGATAAGCTGCGCTACAGCGAAACCGGCAAGAGCCTGTATTTCCGACCCGATGGCAGCCTGAAGCGCGTCGGCGACCTGCTTGCCAATCCCGACATGGCGAACACGCTCGAACGTCTCGCCAAGGGCGGGCCGGAGCTGTTCTACAAGGGCGAGCTTGCCGAAGAGATCGCCGCCGACTTCGCAGCACATGGCGGCCTGATCTCGCGCGAGGATCTGGCGGCCTATGAGCTTTCGGTCGCCGAGCCGGTCTGGGGCTCCTATCGCGGTCACCGCATCTCGACCAGCCCGCCGCCGGCCAGCGGCATGCTGATGCTGCAGATTCTCAACATGCTGGAGAATTTCGAGATCGGCGCGCTGAGCCATGGCGGCACGGAGCATGTCCGGCTGCTGGCCGAGGCGATGAAGCGCATGACCATCGACAAGGACCAGCATATGGGCGATCCGGCTTATGTCGACGTACCGGTCGAGCGATTGATCTCGAAGGAGCATGCCGCCGGCCAGGCCGAGAGCATCCGCCGCGGCGAGCGGGCCGATGTGACGCGGCTGGAGCGCTCCTCCTCGCGCGAGACCACGCATATCTCGGTGGTCGACAGCCAGGGCAACGCAGTCGCGCTGACGCATACGCTGGGCAGCCCGTCTGGCGCGATCACGCCGGGGCTGGGCTTCATGTATAACGGCACGATGAGCCGCTTCGATCCGCGCCCCGGCCGCGCGGGATCGATCGCACCGGGCAAGCGCCGCTCCTCATCGGCCGCGCCGACCATCGTGTTCAAGGACGACAAGCCCTTCATCGTCATGGGTGCGCCGGGCGGCAGCTATATCGCGCCGGCGATGGCGCAAGGCATCATGAACGTCGTCGATTTCGGCATGTCGATGCTGGAGGCGGTTGCCGCGCCGCGTATCGTCGCTGTCTCGAACTCAATCGATATCTCGAACCGCATCCGCCGCAGCGTCAGCGCTGAATTGAGCGCGATGGGCTACGACATCAAGCGCTCGGCCCAGAGCTATCCTTTCGCGGCCCTGCACGGCATCAGGATCGATGACGGACGCTGCTCAGGCGGAGCCGACCCACAGCGCGATGGCATGGCGATCTCGGTGCCGGCGGCTTGA